A genome region from Triticum aestivum cultivar Chinese Spring chromosome 2B, IWGSC CS RefSeq v2.1, whole genome shotgun sequence includes the following:
- the LOC123044194 gene encoding folate synthesis bifunctional protein, mitochondrial isoform X1: protein MLHSKETLRKMYSVAKGYYCGGLASPNPFPVLDLRQSLSSSRKAPGYANPCRARSYTRNVLTGSSAADQEIVIALGSNVGDRIGSFDRALRLMKDSGIKITRHACLYETAPEYVTDQPRFLNSAVRGTTKLGPHDLLKKLKEIERDIGRTAGIRYGPRPIDLDILLYGDSRISTETLTVPHERIRERQFVLAPLVDLLGSSADDPMEKSWHSLSKCSGGFFDVWNELGGESLIGTQGIKRVMAVGNRLLDWSERTLVMGVLNLTPDSFSDGGKFQEVEAAVAQAKLLISQGADIIDIGAQSTRPSATRLSANEELERLVPVLDAITKIPEMEGKLISVDTFYGQVAAEAVKRGATMINDVSGGQLDPSILEVVAELGVPYVTMHMRGDPSTMQSEQNLQYDDVCKEVASELYARLREAELSGIPLWRIVLDPGIGFSKKSKHNLEIINGLGSIRKEMGKVSLGASHVPILLGLSRKRFLGEICNRADPVERDAATVAANAAGIMNGANILRVHNVRCGVDTAKVSDALRMVK, encoded by the coding sequence GAAAGCGCCGGGGTACGCCAACCCATGCAGGGCCCGTTCGTACACGCGAAATGTGCTGACCGGAAGTTCCGCTGCCGACCAAGAGATTGTGATTGCTCTGGGAAGCAATGTGGGGGATAGGATCGGTTCGTTCGACAGGGCGCTGCGGCTGATGAAAGACTCAGGCATAAAGATCACCAGACACGCCTGTCTGTACGAGACAGCCCCTGAGTATGTGACGGACCAGCCGCGGTTCCTCAACTCTGCTGTTCGGGGCACGACCAAGCTGGGGCCTCATGATTTGCTCAAGAAGCTGAAGGAGATCGAGAGGGATATAGGGCGGACCGCCGGGATAAGGTATGGCCCAAGGCCGATCGATCTGGATATTCTCCTGTATGGCGACTCCCGTATCAGTACCGAGACCCTGACTGTGCCACATGAACGCATCCGTGAGAGGCAATTCGTTTTAGCTCCTCTTGTTGATCTTCTAGGGTCCTCGGCTGACGATCCTATGGAGAAAAGCTGGCACTCCCTCTCGAAGTGCAGCGGTGGCTTCTTTGATGTGTGGAACGAGCTTGGTGGTGAATCTTTAATTGGGACACAAGGTATCAAGAGGGTTATGGCTGTTGGAAATCGTCTGTTGGATTGGAGTGAGAGGACCCTTGTCATGGGGGTGCTTAATTTGACGCCGGACAGCTTTAGTGACGGAGGTAAGTTTCAAGAAGTGGAGGCTGCCGTTGCTCAGGCCAAGTTGTTGATATCACAAGGTGCAGACATAATTGATATTGGTGCTCAATCCACCAGGCCCTCTGCAACAAGACTATCTGCAAACGAAGAACTTGAGAGGCTGGTCCCTGTTCTGGATGCAATCACCAAAATCCCCGAGATGGAAGGGAAGCTGATCTCAGTAGACACATTCTACGGACAAGTCGCTGCTGAAGCTGTGAAAAGAGGAGCCACCATGATTAATGATGTGTCTGGCGGACAGCTTGACCCAAGTATTCTTGAAGTTGTAGCTGAACTTGGAGTTCCATATGTTACCATGCACATGAGAGGTGATCCATCAACTATGCAGAGTGAACAGAATTTACAGTATGATGATGTCTGCAAAGAAGTTGCTTCTGAATTATATGCACGGTTAAGAGAAGCTGAGTTGTCTGGAATTCCTTTGTGGAGGATAGTTCTTGATCCCGGCATTGGGTTTTCGAAGAAATCCAAACATAATCTTGAAATAATCAACGGCTTGGGATCCATTAGAAAAGAGATGGGTAAAGTGAGTTTAGGTGCTTCACATGTGCCAATATTACTTGGACTCTCAAGGAAAAGATTCTTAGGTGAGATATGCAACCGTGCCGATCCAGTTGAGAGAGATGCCGCTACTGTTGCTGCCAATGCAGCTGGGATTATGAATGGTGCTAATATATTAAGGGTCCATAATGTTCGTTGTGGCGTGGATACTGCAAAGGTCTCTGATGCATTGCGCATGGTCAAATGA